One Methylosinus sp. LW4 genomic region harbors:
- the mutL gene encoding DNA mismatch repair endonuclease MutL: protein MRVRRLDPILVDRIAAGEVIERPASAVKELVENALDAGASRIDVAIEAGGRRLIRVIDDGCGMSAEDLALAVERHATSKIPDGDLTAIATLGFRGEALPSIAAVADLTIDARAAGAEVGAQIRVEAGEKRGLKPSNWPKGARVEARDLFAATPARLKFLKTERAETAAVADVVKRLAMANPAVRFSFATDMGASFDYPACGDSEEGRARRIAQALGTEFADNAIALHAEREAFRLEGLAGLPTFHRANALMQYVYVNGRPVRDRLFSGAIRAAYLDFLSHDRHPALALFLECDPRVVDVNVHPAKAEVRFSDPGRARGLVVGALKEALASALHRSADTPARAALDVLAERARTAPGRDWSPTSGGGFSSFGGPPRSRPLDWDLRRSPSAPAGFAEPPQAAFDVGPPAADSRPAAAPPVAAAVENPLGAARAQLHETYIVAQTKDGLVIVDQHAAHERLVYEKLKAQREAEGVARQLLLVPRVVELDATRLDALLSAQEELSALGLALEPFGPGAALVRETPAALGDIDVGRLVEDIADLLAEEGDARGLTRRLDALLSRVACHHSVRAGRRLTAEEMNALLREMEKTPGAGQCNHGRPTYVELKLADIEKLFGRG from the coding sequence ATGCGCGTTCGCCGTCTCGATCCCATTCTCGTCGATCGCATCGCCGCCGGCGAGGTGATCGAGCGGCCGGCCTCCGCCGTCAAGGAGCTGGTCGAGAATGCGCTCGACGCCGGCGCCTCGCGCATCGACGTCGCCATAGAGGCGGGCGGGCGGCGGCTCATTCGCGTGATCGACGATGGCTGTGGGATGAGCGCCGAGGATTTGGCGCTCGCCGTCGAGCGTCACGCCACCTCGAAAATCCCCGATGGCGATCTGACCGCCATAGCGACGCTCGGCTTTCGCGGCGAGGCGCTGCCCTCCATCGCCGCCGTCGCCGATCTGACGATCGACGCGCGCGCCGCCGGCGCCGAGGTCGGCGCGCAGATCAGGGTGGAGGCGGGCGAGAAGCGCGGGCTCAAGCCCAGCAATTGGCCCAAGGGCGCGCGGGTGGAGGCGCGCGATCTCTTCGCGGCGACGCCGGCGCGGCTCAAATTTTTGAAAACTGAGCGGGCGGAGACGGCGGCGGTCGCCGATGTGGTCAAACGGCTGGCCATGGCCAATCCGGCCGTGCGCTTCTCCTTCGCGACGGATATGGGCGCTTCTTTCGATTATCCCGCCTGCGGTGACTCCGAGGAGGGGCGGGCGCGGCGCATCGCCCAGGCGCTGGGGACGGAATTCGCCGATAATGCGATCGCGCTGCATGCGGAGCGCGAGGCGTTTCGCCTCGAGGGGCTCGCCGGCCTGCCGACCTTTCATCGCGCCAATGCGCTGATGCAATATGTCTATGTGAACGGCCGCCCGGTGCGCGACAGACTGTTCTCCGGGGCGATACGCGCCGCTTATCTCGATTTTCTCTCGCATGACCGCCATCCGGCGCTGGCGCTGTTCTTGGAATGCGATCCGCGCGTCGTCGATGTGAATGTCCATCCGGCCAAGGCGGAGGTGCGCTTTTCCGATCCCGGCCGCGCGCGCGGCCTCGTGGTGGGCGCGCTGAAGGAGGCGCTGGCCTCGGCGCTCCATCGCAGCGCCGACACGCCGGCCCGCGCGGCGCTGGATGTGCTGGCCGAGCGGGCCAGAACGGCGCCCGGGCGGGATTGGTCGCCCACGTCCGGCGGCGGCTTCTCTTCCTTCGGCGGCCCGCCGCGCAGCCGACCGCTAGACTGGGATTTGCGCCGCTCGCCCAGCGCTCCGGCCGGCTTCGCGGAGCCGCCGCAAGCGGCTTTCGACGTCGGCCCGCCGGCGGCCGACTCGCGGCCCGCCGCCGCGCCGCCCGTGGCCGCCGCTGTGGAAAACCCGCTCGGCGCGGCGCGGGCGCAGCTGCACGAGACTTATATCGTCGCGCAGACCAAGGACGGGCTGGTCATCGTCGATCAGCACGCCGCGCATGAGCGGCTCGTCTATGAGAAATTGAAGGCGCAGCGGGAGGCGGAGGGCGTCGCCCGCCAACTGCTGCTGGTTCCGCGCGTCGTCGAGCTGGATGCGACGCGGCTCGACGCGCTGCTGTCGGCGCAGGAGGAGCTGTCCGCCCTCGGCCTGGCGCTGGAGCCCTTCGGCCCGGGCGCCGCGCTGGTGCGGGAGACGCCGGCGGCGCTCGGCGACATAGATGTCGGACGGCTCGTCGAGGATATCGCCGATCTCCTCGCCGAGGAGGGCGACGCGCGTGGGTTGACGCGGCGGCTCGATGCGCTTTTGTCGCGCGTCGCCTGTCATCATTCGGTGCGCGCCGGCCGCCGGCTGACGGCGGAGGAGATGAACGCCCTGCTGCGCGAGATGGAGAAAACGCCGGGCGCCGGCCAGTGCAATCACGGCCGGCCGACCTATGTGGAGCTGAAGCTCGCCGACATAGAGAAGCTGTTCGGGCGCGGCTGA
- a CDS encoding YaiI/YqxD family protein, with translation MTIKIYIDGDACPVKDETYKVASRYGLQTFVVSNSFMQIPRSPLISRIIVEAGADAADDWIAEQVAAGDVVVTADIPLAARVLAKDAHAIAPYGRAFTKDSIGLALAQRSLMEHIRSTGEATGGPPPFSSAARSQFLQALDQAIAREQRRRR, from the coding sequence ATGACGATCAAAATCTACATCGACGGCGACGCATGCCCTGTGAAAGACGAGACCTATAAGGTCGCGTCTCGCTATGGGTTGCAGACTTTCGTCGTCTCCAACAGCTTCATGCAAATTCCGCGATCGCCGCTGATCTCGAGGATCATCGTCGAGGCGGGGGCCGACGCGGCGGATGATTGGATCGCCGAGCAGGTCGCCGCCGGAGATGTGGTCGTCACCGCCGATATTCCTTTGGCCGCGCGTGTATTGGCGAAGGACGCGCACGCCATCGCGCCCTATGGCCGCGCCTTCACCAAGGATTCGATCGGTCTGGCGCTCGCGCAGCGCTCGCTCATGGAGCATATACGCTCGACGGGCGAGGCCACCGGCGGGCCGCCGCCGTTTTCTTCGGCCGCCCGGTCGCAGTTCCTTCAGGCCCTGGACCAGGCCATCGCCAGAGAGCAGAGGCGGCGGCGATAG
- a CDS encoding DMP19 family protein, translated as MISITDKNAIVVDESAVDSTDPDYDIVQANIDFLNDLLAQHIRFDEMSQEALRSYEVDYYLAQMENGGFPQFVLNSRWHVDSVRLIREGLAAIGAKKHLSLFEEGVRLVDSLGEARLKKFLATTIHDYGKSAERAVLEAIDDRFFGLDKTEDLRGLNRAWLRAHPALAPASAERIAAEVRRRGEQLPDRAARVAAAEAAAPRYMKLIRALVAKAGQRLDRVTAGDPTREFAGAPTTAWYFLTDQGLFHMVDAGGKAIMFRGRSTTDRVCEIDAP; from the coding sequence ATGATTTCGATCACCGACAAAAACGCAATCGTCGTCGACGAGAGCGCGGTCGACTCCACCGATCCAGACTATGACATCGTCCAGGCCAATATCGATTTCCTCAACGATTTGTTGGCGCAACATATTCGCTTCGACGAAATGTCGCAGGAGGCGCTGCGCAGCTACGAGGTCGATTATTATCTGGCGCAGATGGAGAATGGCGGCTTCCCGCAATTCGTACTCAATTCGCGCTGGCATGTCGATTCGGTGCGGTTGATCCGCGAAGGTCTGGCGGCGATCGGAGCGAAAAAGCATCTCTCGCTGTTCGAGGAGGGGGTCCGCCTCGTCGATTCGCTGGGCGAGGCGCGGCTGAAGAAATTCCTCGCGACGACGATCCATGATTACGGCAAGAGCGCCGAACGCGCCGTGCTCGAAGCGATAGACGATCGCTTTTTCGGTTTGGACAAGACAGAGGATTTGCGAGGTCTCAACCGCGCGTGGCTCCGCGCGCATCCCGCCCTCGCGCCGGCGAGCGCGGAGCGCATAGCGGCGGAGGTCCGGCGGCGCGGCGAGCAGCTTCCCGATCGCGCCGCGCGCGTCGCCGCCGCCGAGGCCGCCGCGCCCCGCTACATGAAGCTCATTCGCGCCCTGGTCGCCAAGGCGGGCCAGCGGCTCGACCGCGTGACAGCCGGCGATCCGACGCGCGAATTCGCCGGCGCGCCGACGACCGCTTGGTATTTCCTCACAGATCAAGGCCTTTTCCACATGGTCGACGCCGGCGGTAAAGCCATCATGTTCCGCGGCCGATCGACAACCGATCGCGTTTGCGAGATCGACGCGCCGTGA